One Dictyostelium discoideum AX4 chromosome 3 chromosome, whole genome shotgun sequence genomic region harbors:
- the gxcV gene encoding FYVE-type zinc finger-containing protein (pleckstrin homology (PH) domain-containing protein), with translation MNIFRQINKEAIAGTAVNTLTYTNLSNNLNTGQFNNSSQNETITIEQIPNTPLPTSNHPSLDHLVEFTTMRDLKCKEILTTERTYVDNMKILVEVFIKPLKEGEGGISKEIASQICGNIPDILLISIELLNMLESKLANWSNSQTIGDTFNKLTPFLKMYTNYTVGFDSVLTLVTDLEKNSTFSSFIQKCTEDPRTRKLDLRSYLIQPVQRITRYHMLLEEVLKHTDQSHTDYPPLTESYRLMKQVTSDANEAIKKSENRQKVYEIQKMFVTDPGIIAPHREFIYEGTLTKVCRKACKKRVVFLFSDILVYGSSIPPKLLLHEKIELDHCRIEDIPDGNLGGSSSISLNGNLINNAFQICSNKKSFVVFADSSDAKMQWMIVLIETIDKFKAKRKTIKKEKIDHAEAPVWVPDETADNCSRCKDEFSFVNRRHHCRNCGALVCGKCSDQKYKLPSADYKAVRVCNKCHETLTKSALSNLKV, from the exons aataatagtagtcaAAATGAAACAATCACAATTGAACAAATACCAAATACACCACTACCAACATCCAATCATCCATCATTGGATCATTTAGTAGAATTTACAACGATGAGAGATTTAAAGTGTAAAGAAATTCTCACAACAGAGAGAACCTATGTAGATAATATGAAAATACTGGTAGAGGTATTCATTAAACCATTAAAAGAGGGTGAAGGTGGTATATCAAAGGAAATAGCTTCACAAATTTGTGGTAATATTCCTGATAtccttttaatttcaattgaactTTTAAATATGTTGGAAAGTAAATTAGCAAATTGGTCAAATTCTCAAACTATTGGTGatacttttaataaattg acaccatttttaaaaatgtatacAAATTATACAGTTGGATTTGATAGTGTTTTAACATTAGTAACTGATTTAGAAAAGAATTcaacattttcatcattcATTCAAAAGTGTACAGAAGATCCAAGAACTAGAAAATTAGATTTAAGATCATATTTAATTCAACCAGTTCAACGTATTACTCGTTATCATATGTTATTGGAAGAGGTATTAAAACATACTGATCAATCACATACTGATTATCCACCATTAACTGAGTCTTATAGACTTATGAAACAAGTTACAAGTGATGCAAATGAAGCAATTAAAAAGAGTGAAAATCGTCAAAAAGTTtatgaaattcaaaaaatgttTGTTACTGATCCTGGT attaTAGCACCACATAGAGAATTTATATATGAGGGTACTTTAACAAAAGTTTGTAGAAAAGCATGTAAAAAGAGAGTTGTATTTTTGTTTTCAGATATTTTAGTTTATGGTTCATCAATTccaccaaaattattattacatgaAAAGATTGAATTGGATCATTGTCGTATCGAAGATATACCAGATGGAAATCTTGGTGGTTCATCATCTATCTCTTTAAATGGTAATCTAATTAATAATGCTTTCCAAATTTGTAGTAATAAGAAATCATTTGTAGTTTTTGCTGATTCTTCTGATGCAAAAATGCAATGGATGatagttttaattgaaact attgataaatttaaagcgaaaagaaaaacaattaaaaaagagaaaatcgATCATGCTGAAGCTCCAGTATGGGTTCCTGATGAAACTGCTGATAATTGTTCAAGATGCAAAGAtgaattttcttttgttAATAGAAGA cATCACTGTAGAAATTGTGGCGCATTAGTATGTGGTAAATGCTCTGACCAAAAATACAAACTTCCCTCTGCTGATTATAAAGCTGTAAGAGTGTGTAATAAATGTCATGAAACTTTAACAAAATCTGCTTTATCAAATCTTAAGgtttag